The following are encoded in a window of Brevibacillus sp. DP1.3A genomic DNA:
- the fabI gene encoding enoyl-ACP reductase FabI, translated as MNTLLQGKNIVIMGVANHRSIAWGIAQSLHNAGANLIFTYQGERLRENVAALTEKLGVEALLVNCDVTKDEDVEAAFAVIKEKVGVIHGLAHCIAFAKTEELEGEYVNTSREGYALAQDISAFSLVAVARAARPLMTEGGSIVTLTYLGGERVIQNYNVMGVAKAALDASVRYLANDLGKENIRINAISAGPIRTLAAKGIRNFNTVLKEIEEKAPLRRTIDQSEVGDTALFLFSNLSRGITGEILHVDAGYSIMGG; from the coding sequence ATGAATACATTGTTGCAAGGAAAGAACATCGTCATCATGGGCGTAGCAAACCACCGCAGCATTGCCTGGGGAATTGCGCAATCCTTACATAATGCTGGAGCGAATCTGATTTTTACCTACCAAGGGGAGCGCCTGCGTGAAAACGTGGCGGCACTCACAGAAAAATTGGGAGTAGAAGCGCTGTTGGTAAATTGCGATGTCACGAAGGATGAGGATGTCGAAGCGGCTTTTGCTGTGATCAAAGAAAAAGTGGGCGTTATTCATGGTCTAGCGCACTGCATCGCGTTTGCGAAAACGGAAGAGCTCGAAGGCGAGTATGTTAACACATCCCGCGAAGGATACGCACTGGCACAAGACATTAGCGCATTCTCCCTGGTAGCAGTTGCTCGTGCTGCTCGTCCTTTGATGACCGAGGGCGGTAGCATCGTGACCTTGACTTACCTTGGCGGTGAGCGCGTGATTCAAAACTACAACGTAATGGGTGTAGCCAAAGCTGCGCTTGATGCATCTGTTCGTTATTTGGCAAACGACTTGGGCAAAGAGAACATTCGTATCAATGCGATCTCTGCTGGTCCAATCCGTACGCTTGCTGCAAAAGGAATCCGCAATTTCAACACCGTACTGAAGGAAATTGAGGAAAAAGCGCCATTGCGCCGCACGATTGACCAATCGGAAGTAGGCGACACCGCTCTCTTCTTGTTCAGCAATCTCTCCCGAGGAATCACGGGTGAAATTCTGCACGTTGATGCTGGCTACAGCATTATGGGCGGCTAA
- a CDS encoding UvrD-helicase domain-containing protein, whose translation MNYALLDNKPILLLPENYNRIPFWRMAARQDKVRCPACASALRLHAGISFEPHFFHPEGAECPLLTESGPASLDSLQAINETAATAFQAVLAATVEKEHSDDNTKEPLAFSTKEHSEASIDEENTKTIGSFRLPKKRTIGTSTTPPPPAPKPPIFRKRLMPKKTISHMAEQMRDQSLHPGQQQAVHATEGPFLILAGAGSGKTRVMTARTTHLISDLGVKPNQIMVVTFTTKAADEIRQRIARQLPAGQARELIAGTFHSIFYRMLLHHQPERWDQQRLLKKDWQKWRLMRETGALLGHDDLATLKETEITEALGIISRWKNEYILPHEVAYREATSDAEKRAIQLYPLYEDTKKKHQWFDFDDMLIGCYEMLRDDPGLLRRYQERITYVMVDEFQDINRIQYETVKLLAAPQNNLCVIGDDDQSIYGFRGSDPQYILGFTKDFPQASTFTLEVNYRSHSSIVSLGYSLIGHNRERWAKDCQSFHREEGDTYLFEPEDEEEQASRIVDEIIHRREQGAILGECAILYRTNESARPILERLSEAGIPFHYTQEEDSFYQRQTVRWTLNYLRLALNPDDTDALKEILSTLYISAEMWNALRSQAIIEDKPILHVLPHLTQLKPYQRKHMQQINEILTACKEVPPAQALELIYEDGKLRDYLKKRAKDREDGRERWSDELQQILAASKRHATISDFLAYIDQMARQEKEWRTMRPLPDEAVHVLSIHRAKGLEYDHVFLPDLVEGALPHEYTLDELRKGGSGALEEERRLLYVAITRARHSLCIGIPRERFGRKTRTSRFIAEMGR comes from the coding sequence ATGAACTACGCTTTACTAGACAACAAACCCATCCTGTTGCTACCAGAGAACTACAACCGCATACCGTTTTGGCGCATGGCTGCCCGGCAGGACAAGGTACGTTGTCCTGCCTGTGCATCGGCGCTTCGTCTTCATGCTGGCATCAGCTTCGAGCCGCATTTCTTCCATCCTGAAGGAGCAGAGTGCCCGCTTCTGACGGAAAGTGGTCCTGCTTCTCTCGATTCGCTACAAGCGATTAATGAGACGGCTGCCACTGCCTTTCAGGCTGTCTTGGCTGCTACGGTCGAAAAGGAGCACAGCGACGATAACACGAAAGAACCACTCGCTTTCTCAACCAAGGAGCACAGCGAGGCATCCATAGACGAAGAAAATACAAAGACCATCGGCTCCTTTCGCCTTCCAAAAAAGAGAACGATTGGCACGAGCACGACGCCTCCCCCGCCTGCACCGAAGCCACCGATTTTCCGCAAACGCTTGATGCCGAAGAAGACCATCTCTCACATGGCTGAGCAAATGCGTGATCAATCGCTGCACCCGGGACAACAGCAAGCGGTTCACGCTACCGAGGGGCCTTTTCTCATCCTCGCGGGAGCCGGAAGTGGCAAGACGCGCGTCATGACTGCACGCACGACTCACTTGATCTCAGACTTGGGTGTAAAGCCGAATCAAATCATGGTCGTGACCTTTACGACCAAAGCCGCCGATGAAATTCGTCAGCGCATTGCCCGGCAACTACCCGCTGGACAAGCACGTGAGCTGATTGCCGGTACGTTCCACAGCATCTTTTACCGAATGCTCCTGCATCACCAGCCAGAACGCTGGGATCAGCAGCGCCTCTTGAAAAAGGATTGGCAAAAATGGCGGTTGATGCGCGAGACCGGTGCACTGCTCGGTCATGACGACCTTGCCACGTTAAAAGAAACAGAGATCACCGAAGCACTCGGCATCATCAGTCGTTGGAAAAACGAATACATCCTCCCCCATGAGGTCGCGTATCGGGAAGCAACGAGCGATGCAGAAAAACGGGCGATCCAGCTTTATCCTCTGTATGAGGACACGAAGAAAAAGCATCAATGGTTTGACTTTGACGACATGCTCATTGGCTGCTACGAAATGCTGCGCGATGATCCAGGACTCCTTCGCCGTTATCAGGAACGCATCACCTATGTAATGGTCGATGAGTTTCAGGATATCAATCGCATTCAGTATGAGACGGTCAAGCTATTAGCCGCTCCACAAAACAATTTGTGTGTCATCGGGGACGACGACCAGTCCATTTACGGCTTTCGTGGCAGTGATCCTCAGTACATCTTGGGCTTCACCAAAGACTTTCCGCAGGCGTCGACATTTACACTCGAGGTCAACTACCGTTCCCATTCCTCGATTGTCAGTCTTGGCTACTCGCTGATCGGCCACAACCGGGAGCGTTGGGCAAAGGATTGTCAGTCCTTTCATCGCGAGGAAGGCGACACGTATTTATTCGAGCCGGAAGACGAAGAAGAACAAGCTTCCCGGATCGTCGATGAAATTATCCATCGTCGTGAGCAAGGGGCCATTTTGGGTGAATGCGCGATCTTGTACCGCACCAATGAATCTGCACGCCCCATTTTGGAGCGCCTGAGCGAAGCAGGAATTCCTTTTCATTACACGCAAGAGGAGGATTCCTTTTACCAACGCCAGACGGTTCGCTGGACGCTGAATTATTTGCGGCTCGCGTTAAACCCAGATGACACCGATGCACTAAAAGAAATATTGTCGACCCTCTACATCTCAGCCGAAATGTGGAATGCCTTGCGCAGTCAAGCAATCATTGAGGACAAGCCGATTCTGCACGTTCTTCCGCATTTGACACAGCTCAAACCGTATCAGCGCAAGCACATGCAGCAAATCAATGAGATTCTCACCGCGTGTAAGGAGGTTCCACCTGCTCAGGCGTTGGAGCTCATCTATGAGGACGGCAAACTGCGTGACTATCTAAAAAAACGCGCGAAAGACCGGGAAGATGGCCGGGAACGTTGGAGCGATGAGCTGCAGCAAATACTGGCAGCTTCTAAGCGCCATGCGACAATCAGCGATTTTTTAGCTTATATCGATCAAATGGCGCGACAAGAAAAAGAGTGGCGCACGATGCGACCACTCCCGGACGAAGCTGTTCATGTTTTAAGTATCCATCGGGCAAAAGGTCTCGAATATGACCATGTCTTCTTGCCTGATCTGGTAGAAGGTGCCCTTCCTCATGAGTACACATTGGATGAGCTACGAAAAGGCGGCTCGGGTGCGCTTGAAGAAGAACGTCGTCTCTTATACGTCGCGATTACCCGGGCCCGTCACAGCTTGTGTATCGGTATCCCCCGAGAGCGATTCGGACGAAAGACCCGCACCTCCCGCTTCATCGCCGAGATGGGCAGGTAA